The following coding sequences lie in one Miscanthus floridulus cultivar M001 chromosome 9, ASM1932011v1, whole genome shotgun sequence genomic window:
- the LOC136482597 gene encoding uncharacterized protein isoform X1, which produces MAFLPVVPAALAPGGGVALLKPAVELIEDAVLKPAVDLIRGAVEIIGDVTDKTVEIIGDVTDKTVEWLTNSQLKSKLEELQRQLDECREERRVTKGELEECKKEGFKKSLELGMCKYNKGVIKEKRDELEKQLKECKEENDELQRQLEECKEEKVKHKLELAKCKLEKEQLKEEKDELQRQLEECKEEKVKHKLELAKCKLEKEQLKEEKDELQRQLKECKEEKVKHKLELEMCKLEKKQLEAKKDELERQLEGTRKAALVFMDAADTYQEDAEKLVKAKVEELENTRKAAGAFMDAADRYEEAARKQIKAKEEELEDTRKAALLFMDAADTYQEGTEKKFKEKEEELEHTRKAALLFMDAADTYQEATEKKCKEKEQELEHTRKAALLFMDAADTYQEATEKKFKEKKEELEHTRKAALVSMDAADRHQEATKKM; this is translated from the exons ATGGCGTTTCTCCCGGTCGTGCCTGCAGCGTTAGCGCCAGGAGGGGGAGTGGCTCTACTAAAGCCTGCAGTAGAACTAATAGAGGATGCAGTTCTAAAGCCTGCAGTGGATCTAATAAGGGGTGCAGTTGAGATTATAGGAGATGTTACAGACAAAACAG TTGAGATTATAGGAGATGTTACAGACAAAACAG TTGAATGGTTGACCAATTCCCAGTTGAAGAGCAAGTTGGAGGAACTCCAAAGGCAACTGGATGAGTGTAGGGAGGAGCGTAGGGTGACAAAGGGTGAACTGGAGGAATGCAAGAAGGAAGGCTTTAAAAAATCTTTGGAATTGGGTATGTGTAAGTACAACAAGGGGGTGATTAAGGAAAAAAGGGATGAACTCGAAAAGCAATTGAAGGAGTGTAAGGAGGAAAACGATGAACTCCAAAGGCAATTGGAGGAGTGTAAGGAGGAAAAAGTTAAACACAAATTGGAATTGGCGAAGTGCAAGTTGGAAAAGGAGCAGCTTAAGGAAGAAAAGGATGAACTCCAAAGGCAATTGGAGGAGTGTAAGGAGGAAAAAGTTAAACACAAATTGGAATTGGCGAAGTGCAAGTTGGAAAAGGAGCAGCTTAAGGAAGAAAAGGATGAACTCCAAAGGCAATTGAAGGAGTGTAAGGAGGAAAAAGTTAAACACAAATTGGAATTGGAGATGTGCAAGTTGGAAAAGAAGCAGCTTGAGGCAAAAAAGGATGAACTCGAAAGGCAATTGGAGGGCACAAGGAAGGCGGCTCTTGTGTTCATGGACGCTGCCGATACGTACCAAGaagacgcagagaagctagttaaGGCAAAGGTTGAGGAATTGGAGAACACGAGAAAGGCGGCTGGGGCGTTCATGGACGCTGCTGATAGGTATGAAGAAGCAGCAAGAAAACAAATTAAGGCAAAGGAGGAGGAATTAGAGGACacaaggaaggcagctctattgtTCATGGACGCTGCCGATACGTACCAAGAAGGAACAGAAAAGAAATTTAAGGAAAAGGAGGAAGAATTGGAGCACacaaggaaggcagctctattgtTCATGGACGCTGCCGATACGTACCAAGAAGCAACAGAAAAGAAATGTAAGGAAAAGGAGCAAGAATTGGAGCACacaaggaaggcagctctattgtTCATGGACGCTGCCGATACGTACCAAGAAGCAACAGAAAAGAAAtttaaggaaaagaaggaagaattGGAGCACACAAGGAAAGCGGCTCTGGTGTCCATGGATGCGGCAGATAGGCACCAAGAAGCAACAAAGAAGATGTAG
- the LOC136482597 gene encoding uncharacterized protein isoform X2: MLQTKQLKSKLEELQRQLDECREERRVTKGELEECKKEGFKKSLELGMCKYNKGVIKEKRDELEKQLKECKEENDELQRQLEECKEEKVKHKLELAKCKLEKEQLKEEKDELQRQLEECKEEKVKHKLELAKCKLEKEQLKEEKDELQRQLKECKEEKVKHKLELEMCKLEKKQLEAKKDELERQLEGTRKAALVFMDAADTYQEDAEKLVKAKVEELENTRKAAGAFMDAADRYEEAARKQIKAKEEELEDTRKAALLFMDAADTYQEGTEKKFKEKEEELEHTRKAALLFMDAADTYQEATEKKCKEKEQELEHTRKAALLFMDAADTYQEATEKKFKEKKEELEHTRKAALVSMDAADRHQEATKKM, from the exons ATGTTACAGACAAAACAG TTGAAGAGCAAGTTGGAGGAACTCCAAAGGCAACTGGATGAGTGTAGGGAGGAGCGTAGGGTGACAAAGGGTGAACTGGAGGAATGCAAGAAGGAAGGCTTTAAAAAATCTTTGGAATTGGGTATGTGTAAGTACAACAAGGGGGTGATTAAGGAAAAAAGGGATGAACTCGAAAAGCAATTGAAGGAGTGTAAGGAGGAAAACGATGAACTCCAAAGGCAATTGGAGGAGTGTAAGGAGGAAAAAGTTAAACACAAATTGGAATTGGCGAAGTGCAAGTTGGAAAAGGAGCAGCTTAAGGAAGAAAAGGATGAACTCCAAAGGCAATTGGAGGAGTGTAAGGAGGAAAAAGTTAAACACAAATTGGAATTGGCGAAGTGCAAGTTGGAAAAGGAGCAGCTTAAGGAAGAAAAGGATGAACTCCAAAGGCAATTGAAGGAGTGTAAGGAGGAAAAAGTTAAACACAAATTGGAATTGGAGATGTGCAAGTTGGAAAAGAAGCAGCTTGAGGCAAAAAAGGATGAACTCGAAAGGCAATTGGAGGGCACAAGGAAGGCGGCTCTTGTGTTCATGGACGCTGCCGATACGTACCAAGaagacgcagagaagctagttaaGGCAAAGGTTGAGGAATTGGAGAACACGAGAAAGGCGGCTGGGGCGTTCATGGACGCTGCTGATAGGTATGAAGAAGCAGCAAGAAAACAAATTAAGGCAAAGGAGGAGGAATTAGAGGACacaaggaaggcagctctattgtTCATGGACGCTGCCGATACGTACCAAGAAGGAACAGAAAAGAAATTTAAGGAAAAGGAGGAAGAATTGGAGCACacaaggaaggcagctctattgtTCATGGACGCTGCCGATACGTACCAAGAAGCAACAGAAAAGAAATGTAAGGAAAAGGAGCAAGAATTGGAGCACacaaggaaggcagctctattgtTCATGGACGCTGCCGATACGTACCAAGAAGCAACAGAAAAGAAAtttaaggaaaagaaggaagaattGGAGCACACAAGGAAAGCGGCTCTGGTGTCCATGGATGCGGCAGATAGGCACCAAGAAGCAACAAAGAAGATGTAG
- the LOC136482599 gene encoding uncharacterized protein, whose translation MAFLPLLPLLPAALAGLTAAGAAAVAAGAAVRKGLLEPAVDVIGGTVEWLTNSQLKSKLEELQRQLSHLKSKLEELQRQLDKCREERRVTKDELEECKKEGFKKSLKHKLKSAKCKLEKELLKAKKDELEKQLKECKEENDELQRQLEECKEEKVKHKLELAKCKLEKEQLKEEKDELERQLEECKEEKVKHKLELAKCKLEKEQLKEEKDELERQLEGTSKAALVFMDAADTYQEDAEKLVKAKVEELENTRKAAGAFMDAADRYQEAARKQIKAKEEELEDTRKAALLFMDAADTYQEATEKKFKEKEEELEHTRKAALLFMDAADTYQEATEKKCKEKEEELEHTRKAALLFMDAADTYQEATEKKFKEKKEELEHTRKAALVSMDVADRHQEATKKM comes from the exons ATGGCGTTTCTCCCGCTCCTGCCGCTCCTGCCTGCAGCGTTAGCGGGCCTAACAGCAGCGGGAGCGGCGGCAGTGGCAGCGGGAGCGGCTGTGAGAAAGGGTCTACTAGAGCCTGCAGTGGATGTAATAGGGGGTACAG TTGAATGGTTGACCAATTCCCAGTTGAAGAGCAAGTTGGAGGAACTCCAAAGGCAACTTTCCCACTTGAAGAGCAAGTTGGAGGAACTCCAAAGGCAACTGGATAAGTGTCGGGAGGAGCGTAGGGTGACAAAGGATGAACTGGAGGAATGCAAGAAGGAAGGCTTTAAAAAATCTTTGAAACACAAATTGAAATCGGCGAAGTGCAAGTTGGAAAAGGAGCTGCTTAAGGCAAAAAAGGATGAACTCGAAAAGCAATTGAAGGAGTGTAAGGAGGAAAACGATGAACTCCAAAGGCAATTGGAGGAGTGTAAGGAGGAAAAAGTTAAACACAAATTGGAATTGGCGAAGTGCAAGTTGGAAAAGGAGCAGCTTAAGGAAGAAAAGGATGAACTCGAAAGGCAATTGGAGGAGTGTAAGGAGGAAAAAGTTAAACACAAATTGGAATTGGCGAAGTGCAAGTTGGAAAAGGAGCAGCTTAAGGAAGAAAAGGATGAACTCGAAAGGCAATTGGAGGGCACAAGTAAGGCGGCTCTTGTGTTCATGGACGCTGCCGATACGTACCAAGAAGACGCGGAGAAGCTAGTTAAGGCAAAGGTTGAGGAATTGGAGAACACGAGAAAGGCGGCTGGGGCGTTCATGGACGCTGCTGATAGGTATCAAGAAGCAGCAAGGAAACAAATTAAGGCAAAGGAGGAGGAATTAGAGGACacaaggaaggcagctctattgtTCATGGACGCTGCCGATACGTACCAAGAAGCAACAGAAAAGAAATTTAAGGAAAAGGAGGAAGAATTGGAGCACacaaggaaggcagctctattgtTCATGGACGCTGCCGATACGTACCAAGAAGCAACAGAAAAGAAATGTAAGGAAAAGGAGGAAGAATTGGAGCACACAAGGAAGGCAGCTCTACTGTTCATGGACGCTGCCGATACGTACCAAGAAGCAACAGAAAAGAAAtttaaggaaaagaaggaagaattGGAGCACACAAGGAAAGCGGCTCTGGTGTCCATGGATGTGGCAGATAGGCACCAAGAAGCAACAAAGAAGATGTAG